Proteins co-encoded in one Longimicrobiales bacterium genomic window:
- a CDS encoding aminotransferase class I/II-fold pyridoxal phosphate-dependent enzyme, whose product MSLFEKAYRFTKAREVIASGYYPYFAAIEESYDTEVVIRGERKVMFGSNNYLGLTHHPKVLDAAETALRRFGSGCTGSRFLNGTLALHEELEERLARFVNQESALVFSTGFQTNLGVISTLVGRDDHVFSDKLNHASIIDGSRLAMGTVHRYPHGDLRSLERELARTPSEAGKLIVTDGVFSMEGSIVDLPAIVALAEFYGAEVMVDDAHSFGVLGELGGGTAQHFHLEDRVSLIMATFSKSLASIGGMIAGPEDVIHYLKHHARPLIFSASCPAASVASAIAALDVIESEPERRARLWENTARMQDGLRSLGYDIGESETPIIPIQVGEMERMLVFWKELFDAGVFSNPVTPPAVPENSCRLRISVMATHTDEQIDFALDVFASIGKRVAVL is encoded by the coding sequence ATGAGTCTATTCGAGAAAGCCTACCGCTTCACGAAGGCACGCGAGGTCATAGCGTCGGGCTATTACCCGTACTTCGCCGCGATCGAGGAGTCGTACGACACCGAGGTCGTGATCCGCGGTGAGCGCAAGGTGATGTTCGGCTCGAACAACTACCTCGGGCTGACGCACCATCCGAAGGTGCTGGATGCGGCGGAGACGGCGCTGCGCCGGTTCGGGAGCGGGTGCACGGGGAGCAGGTTCCTGAACGGCACGCTGGCCCTGCACGAGGAGCTCGAGGAGCGGCTTGCCCGCTTCGTCAACCAGGAATCCGCGCTGGTGTTCAGCACCGGTTTCCAGACCAACCTCGGCGTGATCTCGACGCTGGTCGGGCGCGACGATCACGTGTTCAGCGACAAGCTGAACCACGCCAGCATCATCGACGGCTCGCGCCTCGCGATGGGCACCGTGCACCGTTACCCGCACGGCGACCTGCGCTCGCTGGAGCGCGAGCTCGCGCGCACCCCGTCGGAGGCCGGCAAGCTGATCGTGACGGACGGCGTGTTCTCGATGGAGGGCTCGATCGTGGATCTGCCCGCGATCGTCGCGCTCGCCGAGTTCTACGGCGCGGAAGTCATGGTCGATGACGCGCACAGCTTCGGCGTGCTCGGCGAGCTGGGCGGCGGCACCGCGCAGCACTTCCATCTCGAGGACCGCGTCTCGCTGATCATGGCGACGTTCTCGAAGTCGCTCGCGTCGATCGGCGGCATGATCGCCGGGCCGGAGGACGTGATCCACTACCTGAAGCACCATGCGCGGCCGCTCATCTTCAGTGCGAGCTGTCCAGCGGCGTCGGTCGCGTCGGCGATTGCTGCACTGGACGTGATCGAGAGCGAGCCGGAGCGACGCGCGCGCCTGTGGGAGAACACGGCGCGCATGCAGGACGGCCTGCGCTCGCTCGGCTACGACATCGGAGAGAGCGAGACGCCGATCATTCCCATCCAGGTGGGCGAGATGGAGCGCATGCTCGTCTTCTGGAAGGAGCTGTTCGACGCGGGTGTCTTCTCCAACCCGGTAACACCGCCTGCGGTGCCGGAGAACTCGTGCCGGCTGCGCATCTCCGTCATGGCGACGCACACGGACGAGCAGATCGACTTCGCACTCGACGTGTTCGCCAGCATCGGCAAGCGCGTCGCCGTACTGTGA
- a CDS encoding ferredoxin, which yields MPYVIAEPCIGTKDASCVEVCPVDCIYEGEDQYYIHPDECIDCGACEPECPVTAIFPDSDVPPEWTNYIEKNRAHFD from the coding sequence ATGCCTTACGTCATAGCTGAACCCTGCATCGGGACCAAGGACGCGAGCTGCGTCGAGGTCTGCCCGGTGGATTGCATATACGAGGGCGAGGATCAGTACTACATCCATCCGGACGAGTGCATCGATTGCGGTGCATGCGAGCCGGAGTGCCCGGTCACCGCGATATTCCCGGACAGCGATGTTCCACCCGAGTGGACCAACTACATCGAGAAGAACCGCGCGCATTTCGACTGA
- a CDS encoding aminotransferase class III-fold pyridoxal phosphate-dependent enzyme, which produces MSRQPLRGDELPAPAGAIPGPASHALATRLRRVESRNITQLSETFPVFWTEARGAAVRDADGNVFVDVTAGFGVAHAGHSHPAVAAAIARQAAQLAHGLGDVHPPAIKVALLEQLAAITPGDLGVTILGSAGAEAVEAALKTARLRTGRSGIIAFEGAYHGLTGAALAVTHRSDFRQPFASQLFAGVRHVPYPATDADRAEHADDPASHPTNGGTVNDASLQDSLDAVDRAIEAAERTSHPIGAILVEPVLGRGGIVVPPASFLPELRERCDGQRILLILDEIYTGVGRTGRWFACEHVSTVPDILVAGKALTGSVPLSAAIGTHDAMEAWPTSTGEAIHTSTFLGNPVACAAALAQLGAIENEGLVERAGETGAAIRERTEHWAQTIPGVERAHGIGLLQAVTFRRPSAPAVMEEALRRGVLVLPEGPDGRTLAITPPAVITRAQLDAALEVLEHAIRSQA; this is translated from the coding sequence GTGAGCCGGCAGCCCCTGCGCGGCGACGAACTACCCGCGCCGGCGGGTGCCATCCCCGGCCCCGCATCGCACGCACTCGCCACCCGACTGCGCCGCGTCGAGTCGCGCAACATCACCCAGCTCAGCGAGACGTTCCCCGTCTTCTGGACCGAAGCGCGCGGTGCGGCGGTGCGCGACGCGGACGGCAATGTCTTCGTCGACGTGACCGCGGGCTTCGGCGTCGCGCATGCCGGTCACTCGCATCCGGCCGTTGCCGCGGCGATCGCACGCCAGGCCGCGCAGCTGGCGCACGGCCTCGGCGACGTGCACCCGCCCGCGATCAAGGTCGCGCTGCTCGAGCAACTCGCCGCGATCACGCCGGGCGATCTCGGTGTCACCATCCTCGGCAGTGCGGGCGCCGAGGCGGTCGAGGCCGCACTCAAGACCGCACGGCTGCGAACCGGGCGGAGCGGCATCATCGCCTTCGAAGGTGCCTACCACGGGCTGACCGGCGCTGCCCTCGCGGTCACGCACCGCAGCGATTTCCGCCAGCCGTTCGCCAGCCAGCTGTTCGCCGGCGTGCGCCACGTGCCCTACCCCGCCACCGACGCTGACCGGGCCGAGCATGCAGACGATCCAGCGTCGCACCCGACCAACGGCGGGACCGTGAACGACGCCAGCCTGCAGGATTCCCTGGATGCCGTCGACCGGGCGATCGAGGCCGCGGAACGCACGTCGCACCCGATCGGCGCGATCCTCGTCGAGCCGGTGCTCGGCCGCGGCGGCATCGTCGTGCCGCCAGCGTCGTTCCTGCCGGAACTGCGCGAGCGCTGCGACGGCCAGCGCATTCTCCTGATCCTGGACGAGATCTACACCGGCGTCGGACGCACCGGACGCTGGTTCGCATGCGAGCACGTCAGCACCGTGCCTGACATCCTGGTGGCCGGCAAGGCGCTCACGGGCAGCGTGCCCCTCAGCGCCGCGATCGGGACCCATGACGCCATGGAGGCCTGGCCGACCTCCACCGGTGAGGCGATCCACACCAGCACGTTTCTCGGCAACCCGGTCGCCTGCGCGGCCGCCCTCGCGCAGCTGGGGGCCATCGAGAACGAGGGCCTGGTGGAGCGCGCGGGGGAGACCGGCGCGGCGATACGCGAGCGGACGGAGCACTGGGCGCAGACCATCCCCGGCGTGGAGCGCGCCCACGGCATCGGGTTGCTCCAGGCAGTCACGTTCCGCCGCCCGAGCGCCCCTGCGGTGATGGAGGAAGCGCTGCGGCGCGGCGTGCTCGTCCTTCCCGAAGGACCGGACGGCCGGACGCTCGCAATCACGCCGCCAGCCGTGATCACCCGCGCTCAGCTCGACGCCGCGCTCGAGGTCCTGGAGCACGCGATCCGCTCGCAGGCCTGA
- a CDS encoding NAD-dependent epimerase/dehydratase family protein: MPSNTVLLTGATGFVGTHAAEAFAAQDVTVRALVRHTSDTRRLQELGATVIPGELTDAELVAGAADGVVSVVHMAALTRARSSAEYDAVNERATRTLIRALGQMNRPPRRFVYLSSLAAAGPSARSEVAADTAPRPITAYGRSKLGGEVACAEEAGSFETVIIRAPAVYGPRDRDLLPFFQLAQRGVLPLPGSPDRRLQLVHVQDLARAVANAATLSGVSGVYHVAEPRAYTWAEILELMAGAVGRPGRTVPLPASALRVAAALSEWGAGLLGRATIFNRDKAEELLAPGWLCDTEPALRDLAIAPRPLAEGLADTARWYREHGWL, encoded by the coding sequence ATGCCTTCGAATACCGTACTGTTGACGGGTGCGACCGGCTTCGTCGGCACGCACGCCGCGGAGGCCTTCGCCGCGCAGGATGTCACGGTCCGCGCGCTCGTCCGTCATACCAGCGACACCAGGCGACTGCAGGAGCTTGGGGCTACCGTCATTCCGGGTGAGTTGACGGACGCGGAGCTCGTGGCGGGTGCGGCGGACGGAGTCGTCAGCGTCGTCCACATGGCGGCGCTCACACGGGCACGGTCTTCGGCCGAGTACGATGCAGTAAATGAGCGTGCGACACGGACGCTGATTCGCGCGCTGGGACAGATGAATCGGCCACCGCGCCGTTTCGTGTACCTCAGCTCTCTCGCGGCCGCCGGACCCAGCGCCCGGAGCGAGGTGGCCGCGGATACCGCGCCACGTCCCATTACGGCCTACGGTCGCAGCAAACTGGGCGGGGAGGTGGCATGCGCAGAGGAGGCCGGCTCATTCGAGACCGTCATCATCCGCGCTCCGGCTGTGTACGGGCCGCGTGATCGTGACCTGCTCCCCTTCTTTCAGCTGGCGCAGCGTGGCGTGCTGCCGCTCCCCGGCAGCCCGGATCGGCGGCTCCAGCTCGTCCACGTGCAGGATCTGGCCCGCGCGGTCGCGAATGCTGCAACACTTTCGGGTGTCAGTGGCGTATACCATGTCGCCGAGCCGCGCGCGTACACGTGGGCGGAGATACTCGAGCTGATGGCCGGCGCCGTGGGGCGGCCGGGTCGGACGGTGCCGCTGCCGGCGTCCGCACTGCGAGTCGCGGCAGCGTTGAGTGAATGGGGTGCCGGCCTGCTGGGCCGGGCCACCATTTTCAACCGGGACAAGGCAGAGGAGCTGCTGGCGCCCGGATGGTTGTGTGACACGGAGCCGGCTCTGCGCGATCTCGCCATCGCACCGCGCCCGCTCGCCGAGGGGCTGGCTGATACGGCCCGCTGGTATCGGGAACACGGATGGTTGTGA
- a CDS encoding cob(I)yrinic acid a,c-diamide adenosyltransferase, with translation MTNRIYTRTGDDGSTGLFGGGRVAKDDIRVEAYGAVDELNAVLGVAIAFMEDDGIRARLQRLQPDLFAIGAHLATPDAASPAARHLPSLPQTRAAEMERWIDEADAELPPLRVFIMPGGRPDAAALHHARTVCRRAERRVVALAAEQNVPTAAIIYLNRLSDLLFALARLANHRGGAGDVEWEHD, from the coding sequence GTGACCAACCGGATCTACACGCGCACGGGTGATGACGGCAGCACCGGCCTGTTCGGCGGCGGACGCGTTGCCAAGGACGACATCCGGGTCGAGGCGTACGGCGCAGTGGATGAGCTGAATGCAGTGCTCGGCGTTGCGATCGCGTTCATGGAAGACGACGGCATCCGGGCGCGCCTGCAGCGGCTGCAGCCCGACCTGTTCGCGATCGGTGCACACCTCGCCACGCCGGACGCCGCATCGCCGGCTGCCAGGCACCTGCCATCGCTGCCGCAGACACGCGCGGCGGAGATGGAGCGATGGATCGACGAGGCCGACGCGGAGCTGCCGCCGCTGCGCGTCTTCATCATGCCGGGGGGACGCCCCGATGCCGCCGCGCTGCACCACGCACGCACGGTCTGCCGGCGCGCGGAGCGCCGCGTCGTCGCGCTTGCGGCGGAGCAGAACGTGCCGACCGCAGCGATCATCTACCTGAACCGGCTTTCCGACCTGCTCTTTGCGCTCGCCCGGCTGGCAAACCACCGCGGGGGGGCAGGCGACGTGGAGTGGGAGCACGACTAG
- a CDS encoding LD-carboxypeptidase, which translates to MTPVRPPRLRPGARVALVAPAGPVDDERVQRALENCGRLDVEPVLGEAARRRMDYLAGRDEERARDLRDALMDPSIDAVWALRGGYGTMRTLAELRQLPPHSPKAYIGFSDNTAVHLALLRSGVVSFHGPHAGGEFPEFSETALRRVLFHAEPAGMLPLDPDRDRPVTVRGGSAEGELSGGNLSLLASLIGTPWQPELRGRLLFVEEVAESFYRIDRMFTQLRLAGVLEGVSGIVLGQFTECCGDEPGRTIEDLFAELLEPPRVPVASGFPFGHVHNNWTLPLGVRARLDADEGTLALLEAAVTQEAQ; encoded by the coding sequence ATGACGCCAGTGCGACCGCCGAGGCTCCGGCCGGGCGCGCGTGTCGCGCTGGTCGCGCCAGCCGGCCCCGTGGACGACGAGCGGGTCCAGCGGGCTCTCGAGAACTGCGGGCGCCTCGACGTCGAGCCGGTTCTCGGCGAGGCCGCACGGCGACGGATGGACTACCTCGCGGGACGTGACGAAGAGCGCGCGCGCGATCTGCGCGACGCTCTCATGGATCCGTCGATCGACGCGGTCTGGGCGCTGCGCGGCGGATACGGCACCATGCGCACGCTCGCCGAGCTCCGGCAGCTGCCGCCTCATTCGCCGAAGGCATACATCGGCTTCAGCGACAATACCGCAGTGCACCTCGCCCTGCTGCGCAGCGGTGTGGTGTCGTTCCACGGCCCCCATGCGGGCGGCGAGTTCCCGGAATTCTCGGAGACGGCGCTGCGGCGCGTGCTGTTCCACGCGGAGCCGGCCGGCATGCTTCCGCTCGATCCGGACCGCGACCGACCGGTCACGGTCCGGGGCGGCAGCGCGGAGGGCGAGCTGAGCGGTGGCAACCTGTCGCTGCTGGCCTCGCTGATCGGAACGCCATGGCAGCCGGAGCTGCGCGGCCGACTGCTGTTCGTCGAGGAAGTCGCCGAGTCGTTCTACCGCATCGATCGCATGTTCACGCAGCTCCGCCTGGCCGGCGTGCTGGAAGGGGTCAGCGGCATCGTGCTCGGCCAGTTCACGGAATGCTGCGGCGACGAGCCCGGTCGCACGATTGAGGATCTGTTCGCGGAGCTGCTGGAACCGCCGCGCGTTCCGGTCGCCAGCGGCTTCCCTTTCGGGCACGTGCACAACAACTGGACGCTGCCGCTCGGCGTCCGCGCGCGACTGGACGCGGACGAGGGCACCCTCGCGCTGCTCGAGGCCGCCGTCACCCAGGAGGCACAGTGA
- a CDS encoding SgcJ/EcaC family oxidoreductase has product MFHPSGPTTSRRTARISTERVLLSLLLLSAGCATGAPAPAESDAATAVPAMLRASAEDWNRGDLNGFLDDYLDSPETAFVGSDVSFGVDEIRARYLRSYWSMGRPEGLLSFEDIHVRPLGSDHALARGRYVLKDRSTNRQTSTGMFTLVLVRTADAWRIIHDHSSESPPQN; this is encoded by the coding sequence ATGTTCCACCCGAGTGGACCAACTACATCGAGAAGAACCGCGCGCATTTCGACTGAGCGCGTTCTCCTTTCGCTGCTGCTGCTGAGTGCCGGCTGCGCGACGGGCGCGCCGGCGCCGGCAGAGTCCGACGCCGCGACTGCCGTTCCCGCCATGCTGCGCGCGTCCGCCGAGGACTGGAATCGTGGCGACCTGAACGGCTTCCTCGACGACTACCTCGACTCACCGGAAACCGCCTTCGTCGGCAGTGACGTCTCGTTCGGCGTCGACGAGATCCGGGCGCGCTATCTGCGCAGCTACTGGAGCATGGGCCGGCCGGAGGGGCTGCTTTCGTTCGAGGACATTCACGTGCGTCCGCTCGGCAGTGATCACGCTCTCGCGCGCGGCCGGTACGTGCTGAAGGATCGGAGCACGAATCGACAGACGTCGACGGGGATGTTCACGCTGGTGCTGGTGCGCACGGCGGATGCCTGGCGCATCATCCACGATCACTCGTCGGAATCTCCGCCACAGAACTGA
- a CDS encoding amidohydrolase produces the protein MKIRAFSSAPAICLAAIVACAPATDSAPAQQADLVLVGGTVWTGEPDGGRATAVAIGDSRILHVGTDEEVRAHAGADARIIDLDGRFVMPGFADGHTHFIGGGFQLGSVDLRDAATPEEFARRIGEFAATQPAGRWITGGDWDHELWGGALPERAWIDSLTPEHPVAVQRLDGHMMLANTAALELAGITRATQDPPGGTIVRDAGGEPTGVLKDAAMDLVFAVQPEPSEAELDEAFERAQQHALERGVTMIHDMGSFSALETYRRAAERDALRMRIYSLVPIAQWQQLAAFVAREGRGDDLLRWGGLKGFVDGSLGSTTAWFYEPYQDEPGTSGLMVTDTAELRTQIVSADSAGLHVVVHAIGDRANDWLLDTFEQAASRNGARDRRFRIEHAQHLSREAIGRFQSLGVLPSMQPYHAIDDGRWAEKRIGPDRIQRTYAFRSLLDAGAGLHFGSDWTVAPIDPLLGVYAAVTRRTTDGANPGGWVPAQKIGVEEALRAYTAANAYAAFMENRLGTLQAGKLADIVVLSHDLLEVDAASIPEVDVLYTIVGGRVVFERN, from the coding sequence ATGAAGATCCGCGCCTTCAGCTCCGCACCTGCCATCTGCCTGGCGGCCATCGTCGCGTGCGCGCCTGCGACAGATTCGGCTCCAGCGCAACAGGCCGACCTGGTCCTGGTCGGGGGCACGGTATGGACGGGCGAGCCTGACGGTGGGCGTGCAACGGCGGTCGCGATCGGCGACAGTCGCATCCTCCACGTCGGTACGGACGAGGAAGTACGCGCCCACGCCGGGGCCGACGCACGCATCATCGACCTGGACGGCCGTTTCGTGATGCCGGGCTTCGCCGACGGGCACACGCATTTCATTGGCGGCGGCTTCCAGCTCGGTAGTGTGGACCTGCGTGACGCCGCCACGCCGGAAGAGTTCGCACGTCGGATCGGCGAGTTCGCGGCCACGCAGCCCGCAGGTCGCTGGATCACCGGCGGCGACTGGGACCACGAGCTGTGGGGTGGTGCCCTGCCGGAGCGCGCCTGGATCGATTCGCTCACACCGGAGCACCCCGTCGCCGTGCAGCGGCTGGACGGTCACATGATGCTCGCCAACACCGCGGCGCTGGAGCTCGCCGGCATCACGCGCGCGACACAGGACCCGCCGGGTGGCACGATCGTGCGCGACGCTGGCGGCGAGCCGACCGGCGTGCTCAAGGATGCGGCGATGGACCTGGTGTTCGCGGTGCAGCCGGAGCCGTCGGAGGCGGAGCTGGACGAGGCGTTCGAGCGCGCACAGCAGCATGCGCTGGAGCGCGGCGTCACGATGATCCACGACATGGGCAGCTTCAGCGCACTGGAGACGTACCGGCGCGCAGCGGAGCGCGACGCACTGCGCATGCGCATCTATTCGCTGGTGCCGATTGCACAGTGGCAGCAGCTCGCCGCTTTCGTGGCGCGGGAGGGGCGCGGGGACGATCTGCTCCGCTGGGGCGGGCTCAAGGGCTTTGTAGACGGCTCGCTCGGCTCGACGACGGCATGGTTCTACGAGCCGTACCAGGACGAGCCGGGCACGTCCGGGTTGATGGTCACGGACACGGCGGAGCTGCGCACACAGATCGTCAGCGCCGACTCCGCGGGGCTGCACGTGGTAGTGCATGCGATCGGCGACCGCGCGAACGACTGGCTGCTCGACACCTTCGAGCAGGCGGCGTCGCGTAATGGCGCACGCGACCGCCGCTTCCGCATCGAGCATGCTCAGCACCTGAGCCGCGAAGCCATTGGCCGGTTCCAATCGCTCGGTGTGCTGCCGTCGATGCAGCCGTACCACGCGATCGACGATGGCCGCTGGGCAGAGAAGCGCATCGGGCCGGACCGCATTCAGCGCACATACGCGTTTCGCTCGCTGCTCGATGCCGGTGCGGGCCTGCACTTCGGCTCGGACTGGACCGTGGCTCCCATCGATCCGCTGCTCGGCGTGTACGCCGCAGTAACACGGCGCACGACGGATGGCGCCAACCCGGGGGGCTGGGTACCCGCGCAGAAGATCGGCGTCGAAGAAGCACTGCGCGCCTACACGGCGGCGAATGCGTACGCCGCGTTCATGGAGAACAGGCTGGGGACCCTGCAGGCGGGAAAGCTCGCGGACATCGTCGTGCTCTCGCACGATCTGCTCGAGGTCGATGCCGCTTCGATCCCGGAGGTCGACGTGCTCTACACGATCGTCGGTGGCAGGGTCGTGTTCGAGCGGAACTGA